From Anopheles darlingi chromosome 2, idAnoDarlMG_H_01, whole genome shotgun sequence, the proteins below share one genomic window:
- the LOC125950047 gene encoding uncharacterized protein LOC125950047 → MDPITLPSTDTSTFCRLCLSSINLMIVIRRDKADLAAHETLLELLRNHLRLQLDELKDFPCAVCEVCITVLRDFDALHQNARRYTRALRDLLQEKYSTVPTNNEATRLSRVRITKPTQIQPLLEENVLLEICEAPLHGEDEAIEQRTLQHDEIVLEEYHVTDVPSDDERVNVEPKKYVPENRGQISRIAPVVKSPMIRPYELANGGPSRKVLHPAAVRGIVVGTSSSPVVNTNKTPPFTPESIGKTKNPTPTQLVRVAAKALMVTPVHQAKDLDTDGGGIQGTAKKLFRCEHCSSRFVELKNYYNHACKKGFKEVQLNRKERAPPIEVDLQRFRCGVCDAGYRNKLHFHKHEFEAHGICNEDYGVKCSICDMMFSQKQDYRLHVAALHPSDLKFTIDMSPSQTNSEGEISLKKVVKKIN, encoded by the exons ATGGATCCTATAACGCT TCCAAGCACCGACACGAGTACGTTCTGCCGGTTATGCCTGTCGAGCATAAATCTGATGATCGTGATAAGGAGGGATAAGGCGGATCTAGCGGCGCACGAGACGCTGCTTGAGCTGCTCCGTAACCATCTTCGACTGCAGTTGGACGAGTTGAAGGATTTTCCGTGCGCGGTGTGCGAAGTGTGCATCACCGTGCTGCGCGACTTCGATGCCCTACATCAAAACGCTCGCAGGTACACCAGAGCTCTGCGGGATTTGCTACAAGAGAAGTACAGCACCGTGCCGACAAATAATGAAGCCACGAGATTATCACGGGTACGGATTACGAAACCAACACAAATCCAGCCATTATTGGAGGAAAATGTGTTGCTAGAGATCTGCGAGGCGCCCTTGCATGGGGAAGATGAGGCGATTGAACAGCGTACCCTACAGCATGATGAAATCGTACTCGAGGAGTATCACGTAACGGATGTACCGAGCGATGATGAACGGGTCAACGTTGAACCGAAAAAGTATGTTCCAGAAAACCGTGGCCAAATCAGCAGAATTGCACCGGTAGTGAAATCTCCAATGATCAGGCCGTACGAGCTGGCGAACGGTGGTCCATCACGTAAGGTGCTACACCCTGCTGCAGTAAGAGGAATCGTCGTAGGAACATCATCCTCGCCTGTCGTAAATACAAACAAGACTCCACCTTTCACTCCGGAATCGATCGGTAAAACTAAGAATCCTACCCCAACGCAACTGGTGCGTGTCGCTGCTAAAGCACTGATGGTTACTCCTGTCCATCAGGCGAAAGATCTTGATACCGATGGTGGAGGGATTCAGGGAACTGCGAAAAAACTGTTCCGATGCGAACACTGCTCGAGCCGATTCGTCGAGTTGAAGAACTACTATAACCACGCCTGCAAAAAAGGGTTCAAGGAGGTCCAGCTCAATCGCAAGGAGCGAGCACCACCAATCGAGGTGGATTTGCAACGGTTCCGTTGCGGCGTGTGTGATGCTGGCTACCGGAACAAGCTTCACTTCCACAAACACGAGTTCGAAGCACACGGTATCTGTAATGAAGACTACGGAGTCAAGTGCAGCATCTGCGATATGATGTTCTCGCAGAAACAGGACTACCGATTGCACGTTGCGGCGTTGCATCCAAGCGATCTCAAATTTACGATCGACATGAGTCCAAGCCAGACGAACAGTGAGGGAGAGATTTCGTTGAAAAAGGTAGTAAAGAAAATCAACTAA
- the LOC125950039 gene encoding serine/threonine-protein phosphatase 5: MSSATEESTQQASSPGAPAANESAPENPLQKKADELGARGNDFFKEQNYEKAIELYTEAIEVCPNERFYANRSFAHFRTEAYGYALADADKAIALKNSYTKAYYRRAAAMMALGRFKKALADLEFVAKRCPSSKDAQDKYSECKKMVNKIAFEKAIAVEHQEKTVAKMCRDLEFVSIEEDYNGPKLEDGKVTLEFMKSLLDWYKNQNKLHKNFAYKILCDMETLLTTQPSLVEITVPDEAKFTVCGDIHGQFYDLLNIFEINGLPSPTNPYLFNGDFVDRGSFSVECIFTLFGFKLLYPNHFFLSRGNHESFNMNQLYGFTGEVVSKYSQNMADMFTLVYNWLPLCHLINKKVLVMHGGLFSRDNVSLDELRKIDRNRQPPEEGLMCELLWSDPHPLNGRVPSKRGVGIQFGPDVTEAFLKYNNLDYIIRSHEVKANGYEVDHNGKCITVFSAPNYCDQMKNLGAFITLKGNDLTPKFTTYQEVPHPSVRPMAYASPLSLMA, encoded by the exons ATGTCGTCGGCCACAGAAGAATCCACCCAGCAAGCCAGCTCACCCGGTGCTCCGGCAGCGAATGAAAGTGCACCCGAAAATCCGCTGCAAAAGAAGGCCGACGAGCTGGGCGCGCGTGGAAATGACTTTTTCAAAG AGCAAAACTACGAGAAAGCGATCGAACTGTACACGGAAGCTATCGAGGTCTGTCCGAACGAACGGTTCTACGCGAATCGCAGCTTCGCCCACTTCCGAACGGAAGCGTACGGATACGCGCTGGCCGACGCCGATAAAGCCATCGCACTCAAGAACAGCTACACCAAAGCGTACTATCGCCgggcggcggcgatgatggcaCTCGGCCGGTTCAAGAAAGCGCTCGCGGATCTCGAGTTTGTGGCCAAACGGTGTCCCAGCTCAAAGGACGCACAGGACAAGTACTCCGAGTGCAAGAAGATGGTCAACAAGATCGCTTTCGAAAAGGCCATCGCAGTAGAGCACCAGGAAAAGACGGTAGCAAAGATGTGCCGCGATCTCGAGTTTGTGT CCATCGAGGAAGACTACAACGGTCCGAAGCTCGAGGACGGAAAGGTCACGCTAGAATTCATGAAGAGCCTTCTAGATTGGTACAAAAATCAGAACAAATTGCACAAAAACTTTGCTTACAAG ATACTATGCGACATGGAAACGCTGCTTACCACACAGCCCTCGCTGGTGGAGATTACGGTGCCGGATGAGGCGAAGTTTACCGTGTGTGGCGACATCCATGGCCAGTTCTACGATTTGCTCAACATTTTCGAAATCAACGGACTACCGTCACCGACCAATCCGTACCTGTTCAATGGGGATTTCGTCGACCGAGGCTCATTCTCGGTCGAGTGTATCTTCACCCTGTTCGGCTTTAAGCTGCTGTACCCGAACCACTTCTTCCTGTCGCGCGGCAACCACGAAAGCTTCAACATGAACCAGCTGTACGGCTTCACCGGCGAGGTGGTGTCAAAGTATTCGCAAAACATGGCCGACATGTTCACGCTCGTCTACAACTGGCTGCCCCTGTGCCATCTGATCAACAAgaaggtgctggtgatgcacGGTGGTCTCTTCTCGCGCGATAACGTTTCGCTGGACGAACTGCGCAAGATTGACCGCAACCGGCAACCACCGGAGGAGGGCCTGATGTGCGAGCTGCTCTGGTCCGATCCGCACCCATTGAATGGACGGGTACCGTCGAAGCGCGGCGTTGGCATTCAGTTCGGTCCGGATGTGACGGAAGCATTCCTGAAGTACAACAACCTCGACTACATTATCCGCAGCCACGAGGTGAAGGCGAACGGATACGAGGTGGATCACAACGGCAAGTGTATTACCGTGTTTTCGGCTCCCAACTATTG CGATCAAATGAAGAACCTGGGAGCCTTCATCACGCTGAAGGGCAACGACTTGACGCCCAAATTCACCACTTATCAGGAAGTG CCCCATCCCTCCGTGAGGCCGATGGCGTACGCCAGTCCGCTCAGTCTTATGGCATAA
- the LOC125950018 gene encoding TELO2-interacting protein 1 homolog, translated as MEHFPEIFLKIKPLIDSIIKRPTREGIVALNEHLKRVDSQSVQILQNIFLQQLVILVDTVPGENQNELKTHLLDCIATILEKGLLGKAVAMKTTLLITVKLIYDVDTGLLRSNLSEEYKLAVLKVISSVSRRIQSELVEEIYVRENLKLLSQAIFVCVCIIDTERYRKLRFQAVDAILSLLQIHDDFDFNDTVLRCQVAELLFIVLPKLLATFVSIINGDEKQGVAVQRIAIKALGRTLGLIFEDYAKESANNDIHVDHFLRLVHATVPANRDERNVLGVGIKREEKTHYYNKTQRTREWLLEAEKQVEKMFPTILHLRGHEEELIRLEFAKINCNLLTNCTYNMPTCTVHYLQSIITLCEDDSERIREVCQSCRNTVPSFTLCIEGNRIDDMFYDTLAQAPRAIYRGEEREQIAIFRLISGYLRFFSPSQLTNVFSNANNLHQFIAILLAGAELENVDELVRREYVSYRFEYEEGFRLQKEKKESRWIVLKNIQSPRAKHCFRQIFDALQQHHEQCVNTVFMYILEDFFTSRINSNGYLYIMSELIPQTVQGQHSVAVAAGSPLEETLKSVLTEVMQSYHWLLELEENDNVINQKYNTLHVCLVIRIISKVATAMADNFKWYLYDSLRIILQSASSTLNCINETAEMALDTIASAMGLSSIQQLVHRNLDYISQHVTRCLRRAEHFRDGLSLLESVLRFVPYESSSVLESTVTPIVMNILDSYSQYGAQNSILCLRVLQIFIHSMRLRFNDNESSDGSHHAKSNQQEENQKLSEHISELQNLLRREIANEADPSLEDAEPDAMECDDKEQTQETGEEEGPPEEDDDYQKDEKHLPPHIRIVLRILTVSLKYLASSNDAERIVALSTINEGIYILERHENQLLPLVHEIWFNLTERFSDKNPAIVRNAFELLVTLANLAKDFIRRRSLEEVFPKLYKFMTSNWNADFSAHHVFKLQCRFLQSLPCLVQQLNFNEKQLDQALEVVRLYFEKSERRDLQRAASECMQHMKAVDSMAVFLKVKQ; from the exons ATGGAACATTTTCCGGAGATTTTCCTCAAAATTAAGCCGCTAATTGATTCGATCATCAAACGCCCGACCAGAGAAGGGATCGTTGCACTCAATGAGCACCTGAAACGAGTCGATAGCCAGAGTGTGCAGATTCTACAGAACATtttcctgcagcagctggtcaTACTCGTCGATACGGTTCCCGGAGA GAATCAAAATGAACTGAAAACTCACCTGCTGGACTGCATCGCTACGATACTGGAGAAAGGGCTCCTGGGAAAGGCGGTTGCTATGAAAACGACGCTGCTCATCACAGTTAAACTAATCTACGACGTAGATACTGGCCTTCTTAGATCGAATCTATCGGAAGAATACAAACTAGCCGTGCTGAAGGTCATTTCCAGCGTCTCGCGCCGCATACAGAGCGAACTGGTGGAGGAGATTTATGTGCGGGAAAATCTCAAATTGCTTTCACAGGCCATCTTCGTCTGCGTTTGCATCATCGATACCGAGCGATACCGGAAGTTACGTTTTCAGGCCGTCGATGCGATCCTATCGTTGCTACAAATTCacgatgatttcgatttcaacgATACGGTGTTGCGCTGCCAGGTAGCGGAGCTATTGTTTATCGTTCTACCGAAACTGCTGGCCACGTTCGTGTCCATCATAAACGGCGATGAAAAACAAGGCGTAGCAGTGCAACGCATAGCTATTAAGGCGCTCGGGCGTACGCTGGGTCTTATTTTTGAAGACTACGCCAAAGAGTCGGCCAATAATGATATACACGTGGATCATTTTCTACGCCTGGTTCACGCGACGGTACCGGCAAACAGGGACGAAAGAAACGTTTTGGGCGTGGGAATTAAAcgggaagaaaaaacacattaCTATAACAAAACGCAGCGAACACGTGAGTGGTTACTTGAGGCAGAGAAACAGGtggagaaaatgtttccaaCCATTCTGCATCTACGTGGCCACGAAGAAGAGCTTATTCGGTTGGAGTTTGCCAAAATCAACTGTAATCTGCTGACCAACTGCACCTA TAATATGCCGACTTGTACGGTTCACTATTTACAATCCATCATAACACTGTGTGAGGACGACTCTGAACGAATTCGTGAAGTATGCCAAAGTTGCCGCAACACCGTTCCCAGTTTTACGCTTTGCATCGAAGGGAACCGCATCGATGATATGTTCTACGATACACTCGCCCAAGCACCGCGCGCTATCTACCGTGGCGAAGAGAGGGAACAGATAGCGATCTTCCGGCTTATCTCCGGCTATCTAAGATTCTTCTCGCCATCCCAGCTGACGAACGTATTTTCAAATGCAAACAACTTGCATCAATTCATCGCTATCCTGCTAGCGGGAGCGGAGCTGGAAAACGTGGACGAACTGGTGCGCCGCGAGTACGTATCCTATCGGTTCGAGTATGAGGAAGGCTTTCGAttacaaaaagagaaaaaagaatccCGGTGGATTGTGCTTAAAAACATACAGTCCCCTCGGGCGAAACACTGCTTTCGACAGATCTTTGATGCcctgcagcaacatcatgaGCAGTGCGTGAACACTGTGTTTATGTACATTTTGGAAGATTTTTTCACTTCTCGCATCAACAGCAATGGCTATCTGTACATCATGAGCGAATTGATACCACAGACAGTGCAAGGTCAGcactctgttgctgttgctgctggttcacCACTGGAAGAAACGCTGAAAAGTGTGTTAACAGAAGTAATGCAATCATACCACTggctgctggaactggaagagAACGATAATGTGATTAACCAGAAGTACAATACGCTCCACGTTTGTCTAGTGATCCGAATCATCTCGAAAGTGGCCACCGCTATGGCCGATAACTTCAAGTGGTATCTGTACGATTCGTTACGAATCATTCTACAAAGTGCCAGCAGTACCTTGAATTGCATAAACGAAACTGCAGAAATGGCCCTCGACACGATAGCATCGGCGATGGGACTGTCCAGTATTCAACAGCTGGTTCACCGAAATTTAGATTACATTTCACAGCACGTTACCCGTTGTTTGCGCCGCGCCGAGCACTTTCGCGATGGTTTATCCTTGCTAGAGtccgttttgcgtttcgtACCGTACGAGTCTTCCAGTGTACTCGAATCGACGGTAACACCGATCGTCATGAACATTCTCGATAGCTACTCGCAGTACGGTGCACAAAATTCCATTCTCTGCTTACGAGTTCTACAAATTTTTATTCACTCTATGCGTCTTCGGTTTAATGATAATGAATCCTCGGACGGTTCGCATCACGCAAAATCCAACCAGCAagaggaaaaccaaaaattatCGGAGCACATCAGCGAATTGCAAAATTTGCTTCGACGAGAAATCGCCAATGAAGCCGACCCATCATTGGAAGACGCTGAGCCAGACGCGATGGAGTGCGATGATAAAGAGCAAACTCAGGAaacgggagaagaagaagggccaccggaagaagatgatgattacCAGAAAGATGAGAAACATTTGCCGCCCCACATTAGGATCGTGCTCCGAATACTGACCGTCAGTCTCAAGTACCTCGCCTCATCGAACGATGCCGAACGTATTGTGGCACTTTCAACGATCAACGAAGGAATTTATATACTAGAGCGGCACGAAAATCAACTGTTACCACTGGTACACGAAATTTGGTTTAATCTGACCGAACGGTTCAGTGACAAGAACCCAGCAATTGTGCGGAATGCGTTCGAATTGCTTGTGACGCTAGCAAATCTAGCAAAGGATTTTATCCGCAGACGTTCCTTGGA AGAAGTTTTCCCAAAACTGTACAAATTCATGACGTCCAACTGGAATGCCGATTTCAGTGCCCATCACGTGTTCAAGCTGCAGTGCAGATTCCTGCAGTCACTTCCGTGTTTGGTGCAGCAGCTAAATTTCAACGAAAAACAGTTAGATCAAGCGCTGGAAGTCGTTCGGTTATACTTTGAGAAGAGTGAGAGACGTGACCTGCAAAGGGCTGCTTCCGAATGCATGCAACACATGAAAGCAGTTGATTCGATGGCGGTCTTTTTGAAGGTAAAACAATAA
- the LOC125959286 gene encoding uncharacterized protein LOC125959286, with translation MFEKKKKAKMKNSKLEVVPEETGSKLTVATAEIPKGIPLCPFRVSSKATIVDDSEEFTASDEPLSKLGSDKDGLPQRLTAIEWYRLHSNTYGVTSFTAIERVLHSIEQSPSKMVELDFNRCGYSNLHIQIALDALLRIRPTWVTVLDLSHNQSINSSLARFLGNALQQLQTIAYLSLSYCTLDDECVSILSDALSNSGVTTLHAEHCQITDRGGSALFRALAYSDCIEKLFLSWNQLEVASGVAIGAFLAVQRTTISELRLAGNQLYREQSAIPLLKGLIGNEAITYLDLSWNGLRGEEIARTLLKAVQQTKLLYLSLEHNLLATEEMPVLVKLMAKSESLQELHLGGNYLTEECSIDLIKAFTRSSSMLVLSLGPHYFITTRAVKLCRLCRKRNPQKTIIYRGVLLNNPPRPVDVQEMLLDRARFLASKPKKPKLKRDFGHLMLQLQALVSRTSSVGEDPATVSRDEFAKAVKTFRVKLDRPLLEALMDAFAVGRDQVNVAAMATKYLTKHPTAERPVEKSAERRTKAK, from the exons ATGTTTGAA aagaaaaaaaaagcaaaaatgaagaattccAAATTGGAAGTGGTTCCGGAAGAGACCGGATCAAAATTAACAGTGGCAACCGCGGAAATTCCAAAGGGCATTCCTCTATGCCCTTTCCGCGTTAGCTCAAAGGCAACCATCGTAGACGATTCTGAGGAATTTACTGCCTCCGATGAGCCACTAAGTAAGCTAGGCAGCGATAAGGATGGATTACCGCAACGCCTGACGGCCATCGAATGGTATCGGTTACACTCAAACACCTACGGTGTGACCAGCTTTACGGCCATTGAACGCGTGCTACATTCGATTGAACAAAGTCCTTCCAAGATGGTGGAGCTCGATTTTAAT CGCTGTGGTTATTCTAATCTACACATTCAAATCGCGCTGGATGCGCTGCTACGAATTCGACCGACCTGGGTGACGGTACTGGATTTGAGCCACAACCAGTCGATTAATTCCTCGTTGGCACGGTTTCTAGGCAACGCATTGCAGCAGCTACAAACCATCGCCTACCTTTCACTATCCTACTGTACCCTAGACGATGAGTGTGTCTCTATCTTGAGCGATGCCTTATCCAACTCGGGCGTAACCACACTGCATGCCGAGCATTGCCAAATCACCGACCGGGGTGGATCGGCACTGTTTCGTGCGCTGGCCTACAGCGATTGCATCGAGAAGCTTTTTCTCAGTTGGAATCAGCTTGAGGTGGCCAGTGGAGTCGCCATTGGCGCATTCCTTGCCGTCCAGcgtaccaccatcagcgaGCTACGCCTGGCCGGTAATCAGCTGTACCGTGAACAGAGTGCCATTCCGCTGTTAAAGGGCTTGATCGGTAATGAAGCAATTACCTACCTCGATCTGTCTTGGAACGGTTTGCGTGGTGAAGAGATCGCACGCACGCTACTGAAGGCGGTGCAGCAGACAAAGCTGTTGTATCTCTCGCTGGAACACAACTTACTCGCCACAGAAGAGATGCCTGTCCTAGTGAAGCTAATGGCCAAAAGTGAATCCCTTCAGGAGCTCCACCTTGGCGGCAACTATCTCACCGAAGAGTGTTCGATTGATCTTATAAAAGCTTTCACACGAAGCAGCTCGATGCTGGTGCTCTCACTCGGGCCGCACTACTTCATCACGACCCGTGCGGTTAAGCTGTGCAGACTATGCCGGAAGCGAAATCCACAGAAAACGATAATCTACCGAGGTGTCCTGCTCAATAATCCACCACGGCCAGTCGATGTACAGGAGATGCTGCTAGATCGGGCCCGTTTTCTAGCGTCCAAACCAAAGAAACCTAAACTGAAGCGAGACTTTGGCCACCTGATGCTACAGTTACAGGCTCTTGTGAGCAGGACGTCATCGGTCGGCGAGGATCCGGCCACCGTGTCTAGGGACGAGTTCGCAAAGGCCGTGAAAACGTTTCGCGTTAAACTCGATCGTCCTCTGCTGGAGGCATTGATGGACGCGTTTGCGGTGGGACGGGACCAGGTGAACGTTGCCGCCATGGCCACCAAGTATCTGACGAAACATCCAACGGCCGAACGTCCCGTGGAGAAGTCGGCGGAGAGGAGAACGAAAGCCAAATAA
- the LOC125950035 gene encoding sphingosine-1-phosphate lyase, translated as MEPHLRLVTGSIDRVFTGRQPWQIVAITTTTVLGAVWLCQVLFQDESLYSRAKKKVFKLARLIPQVRRRVEEEIEKINDGFVKDISQKGAYYTELPGDGLTPEAIIAKVDEYLELGHYRWKEGYISGAVYYYNPELIKLVTSVYGKASYTNPLHPDVFPGVCKMEAEVVRMTATLFQGGASACGTMTTGGTESIMMACKAYRDYARENRGVTTPNMVLPVTAHTGFDKAAQYLNIFSKVVPVDPVTTAVDIRAMERAINRNTVMLVGSAPNFPYGTMDDIEAIAALGRKYNIPVHVDACLGGFLIVFMKRAGYPVPPFDFSVPGVTSISADTHKYGYTPKGSSVVLYSEKKYRHHQYTVTTDWPGGVYGSPTVNGSRAGGIIAATWATMINFGLDGYVEATKRIIDTTRYIEQQLRAIKNIFIFGTPATSVIGIGSKDFDIFLLGGELNSLGWNLNSLQFPSGIHICVTYMHTENGVAQKFVEDVRSKVALIMQNPTKPVEGKMAIYGIAQSLPDRALIGDFTRCFIDSMYYTPIDKKATK; from the exons ATGGAACCGCATCTACGGCTCGTAACTGGATCCATCGATCGCGTTTTCACGGGACGGCAACCGTGGCAAATCGTGGCCATTACGACAACCACCGTGCTGGGTGCCGTCTGGCTGTGTCAGGTGTTGTTCCAGGACGAAAGCCTGTACAGTCGAGCCAAAAAGAAGGTGTTCAAGCTTGCCCGCCTCATACCGCAGGTGCGTCGAcgagtggaggaggagatcgAGAAGATCAACGATGGGTTCGTGAAGGACATTAGCCAAAAGGGTGCGTACTACACCGAGCTGCCGGGCGATGGGTTAACCCCGGAAGCCATTATTGCCAAAGTGGACGAATACCTCGAGCTGGGACACTACCGATGGAAGGAGGGTTACATTTCCGGCGCCGTGTACTACTACAACCCGGAGCTTATCAAGCTGGTGACGAGTGTATACGGTAAGGCGTCGTACACCAATCCGCTCCATCCGGACGTGTTCCCCGGTGTGTGCAAAATGGAAGCCGAAGTCGTTCGCATGACGGCAACGCTGTTTCAAGGCGGAGCAAGCGCGTGCGGTACCATGACGACGGGTGGCACAGAATCGATCATGATGGCCTGCAAGGCGTATCGAGATTATGCGCGTGAAAACCGTGGAGTGACCACACCGAACATGGTGCTGCCCGTGACGGCCCATACGGGTTTCGATAAGGCGGCCCAGTACCTGAACATCTTCTCCAAGGTGGTACCGGTCGATCCGGTTACGACGGCGGTGGACATTCGTGCGATGGAGCGCGCCATCAATCGCAACACCGTGATGCTCGTTGGTTCGGCTCCAAACTTCCCGTACGGTACGATGGATGATATCGAAGCGATTGCGGCGCTAGGCCGCAAGTACAACATTCCCGTCCATGTTGACGCCTGCCTCGGTGGGTTCCTGATTGTGTTCATGAAGCGAGCTGGCTATCCGGTGCCTCCGTTTGACTTCAGTGTTCCCGGTGTGACGAGCATTTCGGCCGATACGCACAAGTACGGTTACACTCCGAAGGGTTCATCGGTAGTCCTGTACTCGGAGAAGAAGTACCGGCACCATCAGTACACGGTGACGACCGACTGGCCTGGCGGTGTTTACGGTTCTCCGACGGTGAACGGATCCCGTGCCGGTGGCATTATTGCCGCTACCTGGGCCACGATGATCAACTTTGGGCTCGATGGTTACGTCGAGGCGACGAAGCGAATCATCGATACCACGCGCTATATTGAACAACA GCTACGAGCGATAAAGAATATCTTCATCTTCGGTACTCCAGCGACGAGCGTGATTGGAATCGGATCCAAAGACTTTGACATCTTTCTGCTGGGCGGTGAGCTCAATAGTTTGGGATGGAATCTAAACTCCCTGCAGTTTCCTTCGGG CATTCACATCTGTGTGACTTACATGCACACCGAGAATGGGGTGGCGCAAAAATTTGTCGAGGATGTCCGCTCGAAAGTGGCCTTAATCATGCAGAACCCCACGAAGCCTGTCGAGGGCAAGATGGCTATCTACGGGATAGCTCAATCCCTGCCGGACCGTGCGCTTATTGGCGATTTCACGCGTTGCTTTATCGATTCCATGTATTACACGCCCATCGACAAGAAGGCCACCAAGTAG
- the LOC125950066 gene encoding serine palmitoyltransferase small subunit A-like, which produces MIRRIWKSISSVYLLYELNTCIYMLDPWEKRFVNAFIFAVLGLLIFSSYTFLPDYTRRLVYAFLPAHSMSELDRDHPRSMEFNIRAT; this is translated from the exons ATGATTCGACGAATTTGGAAATCCATCTCCTCCGTGTATCTACTGTACGAACTAAACACCTGCATCTATATGCTCGATCCTTGGGAAAAACGGTTTGTCA ATGCGTTCATTTTTGCCGTTTTAGGCTTGCTCATCTTCTCCAGCTACACCTTTCTGCCGGACTACACCCGGAGGCTAGTGTACGCCTTCCTGCCAGCGCATTCCATGTCCGAACTGGACCGTGACCATCCGCGATCGATGGAGTTCAACATACGAGCGACATAG